A section of the Elizabethkingia anophelis R26 genome encodes:
- a CDS encoding DUF3853 family protein, translating to MNEIDLNTPIWQLTVGQFMELQNRSTSEKKYEYGIKGLAKILGCSRTKAAEIKASGIIDEAIVQNGNIIVIDKEKALQLFGKK from the coding sequence ATGAATGAAATAGATTTAAATACACCTATTTGGCAATTAACAGTAGGGCAATTTATGGAGCTTCAAAATAGAAGTACCAGCGAAAAAAAATATGAATATGGTATTAAAGGTCTAGCTAAAATATTAGGGTGTTCTAGAACTAAAGCTGCCGAAATTAAGGCTTCTGGGATAATAGATGAGGCTATTGTTCAAAACGGAAATATCATAGTTATAGATAAGGAAAAAGCACTACAACTTTTCGGAAAAAAGTAA